A DNA window from Sphingomonas profundi contains the following coding sequences:
- a CDS encoding Lrp/AsnC ligand binding domain-containing protein: protein MTHPTKDPSLDDADLRILRIVQADGRITNQALAAAAGMSPASCFERVKRLRAAGVIERFAALLAPDRLGLSLLVFIEVLLDRTTDDVFAAFAAHVRSVPEVLECHMVAGGFDYLLKVRVSDMAAYRAFLGGILAAMPGVRETRTYAVLEEVKSTTHLPI, encoded by the coding sequence ATGACGCATCCGACCAAAGATCCTTCGCTCGACGACGCCGATCTCCGAATTCTCCGCATAGTGCAGGCGGACGGGCGAATCACCAACCAGGCGCTGGCGGCGGCGGCCGGCATGTCGCCGGCGAGCTGCTTCGAGCGGGTGAAGCGGCTGCGCGCCGCCGGCGTGATCGAGCGGTTCGCCGCGCTGCTCGCGCCCGATCGCCTCGGCCTGTCGCTGCTGGTGTTCATCGAGGTGCTGCTGGACCGCACGACCGACGACGTGTTCGCCGCCTTCGCCGCGCACGTCCGCTCCGTGCCGGAGGTGCTGGAGTGTCACATGGTGGCCGGCGGCTTCGACTATCTGCTGAAGGTGCGGGTATCGGACATGGCGGCCTATCGCGCGTTCCTGGGCGGCATCCTGGCGGCGATGCCGGGCGTGCGCGAGACGCGGACCTACGCCGTGCTGGAAGAGGTGAAATCGACGACGCACCTGCCGATCTGA
- a CDS encoding LysE family translocator: MDVTTWWIFACATALIAATPGPNMLHIMTRSVRFGFRASTVAMAGCLSAVLLCVTASSLGLGALLMTSRGLFEVLRYIGVAYLLWLAWKSWTAEDAAVDGAPTVAATRPLPPLVMYRTALFTGLSNPKLIVFAAAFFPQFIHADRPWGPQFAILVATFATIEVCCYLAYAAGGRRLAAYLSSVSRRRLFNRLTGGLFGLFGIGLFAYRA; encoded by the coding sequence ATGGACGTGACGACATGGTGGATCTTCGCCTGCGCCACCGCGCTGATCGCGGCGACGCCGGGGCCGAACATGCTCCACATCATGACGCGCAGCGTGCGCTTCGGCTTTCGCGCCAGCACCGTGGCGATGGCCGGCTGCCTCTCCGCCGTGCTGCTGTGCGTCACCGCTTCCTCGCTGGGGCTGGGCGCGCTGCTGATGACGTCGCGCGGGCTGTTCGAGGTGCTGCGCTACATCGGCGTCGCCTATCTGCTGTGGCTCGCCTGGAAGAGCTGGACGGCGGAGGATGCGGCGGTGGACGGCGCGCCGACCGTGGCGGCCACGCGGCCGCTGCCGCCGCTGGTGATGTACCGCACCGCCTTGTTCACCGGCCTGAGCAACCCCAAGCTGATCGTGTTCGCCGCCGCCTTCTTCCCGCAGTTCATCCATGCCGACCGGCCGTGGGGGCCGCAGTTCGCGATCCTGGTCGCCACCTTCGCCACCATCGAGGTGTGCTGCTACCTGGCCTATGCGGCCGGCGGGCGGCGGCTGGCGGCCTATCTCTCCAGCGTGTCGCGGCGGCGACTGTTCAACCGGCTGACCGGCGGGCTGTTCGGCCTGTTCGGCATCGGCCTGTTCGCCTATCGCGCCTGA
- a CDS encoding peptidase S14 — protein MSDGMLQPADFRTPAILLSGTVDYDMYREFRRQFDAAAESGLVVIELTTLGGDPEVARMMGEDVRFHSDLAPERRIVFLGKAAIYSAGTTFMSFFARGNRYLTRGTRLMIHERKLKKDLHVEGPLTSCIAGVTALLHEIESSIAIQNEGFASLILGSRVTMEEVLRKAPYNWYIEADEAVSLGLVEAVL, from the coding sequence ATGAGCGACGGAATGCTGCAGCCGGCCGATTTCCGCACGCCGGCGATCCTGCTCTCGGGCACGGTCGACTACGACATGTACAGGGAGTTTCGCCGCCAGTTCGATGCGGCGGCCGAATCCGGCCTGGTCGTGATCGAGCTGACGACGCTGGGCGGCGATCCGGAAGTGGCGCGCATGATGGGGGAGGATGTGCGCTTCCACAGCGATCTCGCGCCCGAGCGGCGCATCGTGTTCCTCGGCAAGGCGGCGATCTACTCGGCCGGCACCACCTTCATGAGCTTCTTCGCGCGCGGCAACCGCTATCTGACGCGCGGCACCCGCCTGATGATCCACGAGCGCAAGCTGAAGAAGGACCTGCATGTGGAGGGGCCGCTGACGAGCTGCATCGCCGGCGTGACGGCGCTGCTGCACGAGATCGAGAGCTCGATCGCGATCCAGAACGAGGGCTTCGCCAGCCTGATCCTGGGATCGCGCGTGACGATGGAGGAGGTGCTGCGGAAGGCGCCGTACAACTGGTATATCGAGGCGGACGAGGCCGTCTCGCTCGGGCTGGTCGAGGCGGTGCTCTGA
- a CDS encoding serine hydrolase has protein sequence MTINTGRAGAALIGMALALAGCVSPSAPAPAPPPPVRVVQPQRVPPGATPRPPAMLLSEIERLGRGFDGVVGIAVRDVQAGWSVSWNGTGRFPQQSVSKLWVALTLLDAADHGVLRLDDPITVRRTDLTLFHQPVRAMMGPDGFTTSIRNLLTIAMTQSDNTANDVLLKRVGGPGAVRAFFTRAALPGIAFGPGETLLQSRIAGMEWKPEYAGGQGWLVARAALSLETRRAAMERYLADPMDGAQPEAIAAALARLRKGDLLSPSSTQTLLSIMASSKTGPQRLKGGLTEDWAFAHKTGTGQELGSLATGYNDVGLLTAPDGRTFAVAVMIASTRQPIPVRMRMMQGVTRAVIAFAGARSE, from the coding sequence ATGACCATCAACACGGGCCGCGCGGGGGCGGCGCTGATCGGCATGGCGCTGGCCCTGGCCGGCTGCGTCTCGCCCTCCGCACCGGCGCCCGCGCCGCCGCCGCCGGTGCGCGTCGTGCAGCCGCAGCGGGTGCCGCCGGGCGCCACGCCGCGCCCGCCGGCGATGCTGCTGTCGGAGATAGAGCGGCTGGGCCGCGGCTTCGACGGCGTCGTCGGCATCGCCGTGCGGGACGTGCAGGCGGGCTGGAGCGTATCGTGGAACGGCACCGGCCGCTTCCCCCAGCAGAGCGTGAGCAAATTGTGGGTGGCGCTGACCCTGCTGGACGCCGCCGACCATGGCGTGCTGCGGCTGGACGACCCGATCACGGTGCGGCGGACGGACCTGACGCTGTTCCACCAGCCCGTGCGCGCGATGATGGGGCCGGACGGCTTCACCACCAGCATCCGCAACCTGCTGACCATCGCCATGACGCAGAGCGACAACACCGCCAACGACGTGCTGCTGAAGCGGGTGGGCGGGCCGGGCGCGGTGCGCGCGTTCTTCACCCGCGCGGCCCTGCCCGGCATCGCCTTCGGCCCGGGCGAGACGCTGCTGCAGAGCCGCATCGCCGGCATGGAGTGGAAGCCCGAATATGCCGGCGGGCAGGGCTGGCTGGTCGCCCGCGCCGCCCTGTCGCTGGAAACGCGGCGCGCGGCGATGGAACGCTACCTCGCCGATCCGATGGACGGCGCCCAGCCGGAGGCGATCGCCGCCGCGCTGGCCCGGCTGCGCAAGGGCGATCTGCTCTCGCCGTCGTCCACGCAGACGCTGCTGTCGATCATGGCATCGAGCAAGACCGGGCCGCAGCGGCTGAAGGGCGGACTTACCGAGGACTGGGCCTTCGCCCACAAGACCGGCACCGGGCAGGAGCTCGGCAGCCTTGCCACGGGCTACAACGATGTCGGCCTGCTGACCGCGCCGGACGGGCGCACCTTTGCCGTGGCGGTGATGATCGCCAGCACCCGCCAGCCCATTCCGGTGCGGATGCGGATGATGCAGGGGGTGACGCGGGCGGTGATCGCCTTTGCCGGCGCGCGGTCGGAATAG
- a CDS encoding anthranilate synthase component I family protein, which yields MTHRADEAAADDDRAAAAALREGRPALVWRRQIADVDTPVGAALRLIEPGRGDFLLESVEGGTARGRYTLLGLAPDLVFRAEGAAAAINRRWLTDRDAFEPCGQDALAAMRALVRACRMDVPAGLPPTLACLVGYFAYETVGLVEALPRPAPNPLDLPDMLFVRPTLILVFDRLADALFLIAPLWSADDADAAVAGALERIEAAAARLAAPLPARSRGGAALAPPEPRPALPPGRYREMVLAAKDYIAAGDIFQVVLAQRFSTPFPLPPFDLYRALRRINPSPFLYYLDLPGFALIGSSPEILVRARDGEVTIRPIAGTRPRGRTAAEDNAHRDALLADPKEQAEHLMLLDLGRNDVGRVAAAGTVTVTDSYTVEKYSHVMHIVSNVVGRLAPDKDALDALFAGFPAGTVSGAPKVRACEIVAELEPETRGPYAGGVGYFSPDGSMDSCIVLRTAVVKDGVMHVQAGAGIVADSDPEAEQRECEAKSGALLAAAREAVAQAGETGFGQ from the coding sequence GTGACGCACAGGGCGGATGAGGCCGCCGCCGACGACGATCGCGCCGCCGCCGCCGCGCTGCGCGAAGGCCGGCCGGCGCTCGTGTGGCGCCGGCAGATCGCCGACGTGGACACGCCGGTGGGCGCGGCGCTGCGGCTGATCGAGCCCGGGCGCGGCGATTTCCTGCTCGAATCGGTCGAGGGCGGCACCGCGCGCGGTCGCTACACCCTGCTCGGCCTCGCTCCCGATCTCGTCTTCCGGGCGGAGGGCGCCGCCGCCGCGATCAACCGCCGCTGGCTCACCGATCGCGACGCCTTCGAACCCTGCGGGCAGGATGCGCTCGCCGCGATGCGCGCGCTCGTCCGCGCGTGCCGGATGGACGTGCCGGCGGGGCTGCCCCCCACCCTCGCCTGCCTCGTCGGCTATTTCGCCTATGAGACGGTCGGCCTGGTCGAGGCGCTGCCCCGCCCCGCGCCCAACCCGCTCGATTTGCCGGACATGCTGTTCGTGCGCCCCACCCTGATCCTCGTCTTCGATCGGCTGGCGGATGCGCTGTTCCTCATCGCCCCCCTGTGGTCCGCCGACGATGCCGATGCCGCCGTGGCCGGCGCGCTGGAGCGGATCGAGGCCGCCGCCGCCCGCCTCGCCGCCCCCCTGCCGGCGCGGTCGCGCGGCGGCGCCGCCCTTGCCCCGCCCGAGCCCCGGCCGGCGCTGCCGCCGGGCCGCTATCGCGAGATGGTGCTGGCGGCGAAGGACTATATCGCCGCCGGCGACATCTTCCAGGTCGTGCTGGCGCAGCGTTTCTCCACGCCCTTCCCGCTGCCGCCGTTCGATCTCTACCGCGCGCTCCGGCGGATCAACCCGTCGCCCTTCCTCTATTATCTCGATCTGCCGGGCTTCGCGCTGATCGGGTCGTCGCCGGAAATCCTCGTCCGCGCGCGAGACGGCGAGGTGACGATCCGGCCGATCGCCGGCACGCGCCCGCGCGGCCGCACCGCGGCGGAGGACAACGCCCATCGCGACGCCCTGCTCGCCGATCCCAAGGAGCAGGCCGAGCATCTGATGCTGCTCGATCTCGGCCGCAACGATGTCGGCCGGGTCGCCGCCGCCGGCACGGTGACGGTGACGGACAGCTACACGGTCGAGAAATACAGTCACGTCATGCACATCGTGTCGAACGTGGTCGGCCGCCTGGCGCCGGACAAGGATGCGCTGGACGCCCTGTTCGCCGGCTTCCCCGCCGGCACCGTCTCCGGCGCGCCCAAGGTCCGCGCGTGCGAGATCGTCGCCGAGTTGGAGCCGGAGACGCGCGGGCCATACGCCGGCGGCGTCGGCTATTTCTCGCCGGACGGATCGATGGATTCCTGCATCGTCCTGCGCACGGCGGTGGTGAAGGATGGCGTGATGCACGTGCAGGCCGGCGCCGGCATCGTCGCGGACAGCGATCCGGAGGCGGAACAGCGCGAGTGCGAGGCGAAATCGGGGGCGCTGCTGGCCGCCGCGCGCGAGGCCGTGGCGCAGGCGGGCGAGACCGGCTTCGGCCAGTAG
- a CDS encoding SurA N-terminal domain-containing protein produces MITFFRKALSSWLVLGLLGLVMIAFIVTGVAGPGGRGAAPSGGGESIAKVGSERIGAGDIRRRAQNGLAQARQQDQSLDMTRFVNEGGLDQTIGQYVAARAMEIWARAQGLAVSPKLVDGEIASIGAFNGPTGKFDANIMRQVLNQQRMTEAMLRTELAGDAIRKQLLIPVAGAAKVPLGIVTPYASLLLEARAGSIGVVPSEALPAGPPPTEAEVAAFYAKNSGRYAIPERRAIRYAIFGRDEGVAPTEAEVAAFYKANASVYGAREARTLQQIILPDQTAANAFVAKVRGGTSFTDAAKAAGFTAADTALGEIARDKLAAQASPAVAAAAFAAPAGQVTQPVKAALGFYVIKVDAVKPVAARPLEAVRGEIAASLTKQKADERLAARVAAMEDAISGGASFDDVVKAQKLTAVTTPPVLANGLAPGVADWRTPPELPLLVGQVTDATADDDPIVATIGKGERYALVKVAQVVPAAPAPLAQVRPQIVDGLTKAHAAVRAKAVAEAIIAKVKAGTPMAQAFAAAGVKLPAPQPARARQADLAQADRQVPPPLALMFSMRQGDTKLLAAPQAAGWFVVHLDTVTPGDARTQPSLIDATRNQFNRVTGEEYIEQFANAAAKEVGVTRDDKAIARLRAELLGGGTAEQ; encoded by the coding sequence ATGATCACTTTCTTCCGCAAGGCGCTGTCCTCCTGGCTGGTGCTGGGGCTGCTGGGCCTCGTCATGATCGCCTTCATCGTCACCGGCGTGGCCGGCCCCGGCGGCAGGGGCGCCGCACCTTCCGGCGGCGGCGAGAGCATCGCCAAGGTGGGAAGCGAGCGGATCGGCGCGGGCGACATCCGCCGCCGCGCGCAGAACGGCCTCGCCCAGGCGCGCCAGCAGGATCAGTCGCTGGACATGACCCGCTTCGTCAACGAGGGCGGGCTCGATCAGACGATCGGCCAGTATGTCGCCGCCCGCGCGATGGAGATCTGGGCGCGCGCCCAGGGCCTCGCCGTCAGCCCCAAGCTCGTCGATGGCGAGATCGCCAGCATCGGCGCGTTCAACGGGCCGACCGGCAAGTTCGACGCCAACATCATGCGCCAGGTGCTGAACCAGCAGCGCATGACGGAGGCGATGCTGCGTACGGAGCTGGCCGGCGACGCGATCCGCAAGCAGCTGCTGATCCCGGTCGCGGGCGCGGCGAAGGTGCCGCTCGGCATCGTCACGCCCTATGCCTCGCTGCTGCTGGAAGCGCGCGCCGGCAGCATCGGCGTGGTGCCGAGCGAGGCGCTGCCCGCCGGCCCGCCGCCGACGGAGGCGGAGGTCGCCGCCTTCTACGCCAAGAACAGCGGCCGGTACGCCATCCCGGAACGCCGCGCGATCCGCTACGCGATCTTCGGGCGGGACGAGGGCGTCGCGCCGACCGAGGCGGAGGTCGCCGCCTTCTACAAGGCGAACGCGTCCGTCTACGGCGCGCGTGAGGCCCGCACCCTGCAGCAGATCATCCTGCCGGATCAGACCGCCGCCAACGCCTTCGTCGCCAAGGTGCGCGGCGGCACCAGCTTCACCGATGCCGCCAAAGCCGCCGGCTTCACCGCCGCCGACACGGCACTCGGCGAGATCGCGCGGGACAAGCTGGCCGCCCAGGCATCGCCTGCCGTGGCCGCCGCCGCCTTCGCCGCCCCGGCCGGGCAGGTGACGCAGCCGGTGAAGGCGGCGCTGGGCTTCTACGTGATCAAGGTGGACGCGGTGAAGCCGGTCGCGGCCCGCCCGCTGGAAGCGGTGCGCGGGGAGATCGCCGCGAGCCTGACGAAGCAGAAGGCGGACGAGCGGCTCGCCGCGCGCGTGGCGGCGATGGAGGACGCGATCTCCGGCGGCGCCAGCTTCGACGACGTGGTCAAGGCGCAGAAGCTGACTGCCGTGACGACGCCGCCGGTGCTGGCGAACGGCCTGGCGCCAGGCGTGGCCGACTGGCGGACCCCGCCCGAGCTGCCGCTGCTGGTGGGCCAGGTGACGGATGCGACCGCCGATGACGATCCGATCGTCGCGACGATCGGCAAGGGGGAGCGGTACGCGCTCGTGAAGGTCGCGCAGGTGGTGCCGGCGGCGCCGGCGCCGCTCGCCCAGGTGCGCCCGCAGATCGTCGACGGCCTCACCAAGGCGCATGCGGCGGTGCGCGCCAAGGCGGTGGCGGAGGCGATCATCGCCAAGGTGAAGGCCGGCACGCCGATGGCGCAGGCCTTCGCCGCGGCCGGCGTGAAGCTGCCGGCACCGCAGCCGGCGCGCGCGCGACAGGCGGATCTGGCGCAGGCGGATCGCCAGGTGCCGCCGCCGCTGGCGCTGATGTTCAGCATGCGGCAGGGCGATACCAAGCTGCTCGCCGCGCCGCAGGCGGCCGGCTGGTTCGTCGTCCACCTCGATACCGTCACGCCCGGCGACGCGCGCACCCAGCCGAGCCTGATCGACGCCACCCGCAACCAGTTCAACCGGGTGACGGGCGAGGAGTATATCGAGCAGTTCGCCAACGCCGCCGCCAAGGAAGTCGGCGTCACCCGCGACGACAAGGCCATCGCGCGCCTGCGCGCCGAACTGCTCGGCGGCGGCACCGCCGAGCAGTGA
- the tpiA gene encoding triose-phosphate isomerase: MALRKLVAGNWKMNGSQAALAELDAILAAADAHTTLDVAICPPFTLIAPAAARVPGLAIGAQDVHMAQKGAHTGCVSAAMLVEAGASLAIVGHSERRADNHETDAEVQAKASAAIAAGLTAILCVGETEAERDAGHALAVVAGQLDGSVPREGTGDTLVIAYEPVWAIGTGRTPSVADVAEMHAAIRAKLDQLLDDEGPKVRILYGGSVKPENAAELMAVAEVDGALVGGASLTAAQFVPIIAGAAAA, translated from the coding sequence ATGGCATTGCGCAAGCTGGTGGCGGGCAACTGGAAGATGAACGGATCGCAGGCCGCGCTGGCGGAGCTGGACGCGATCCTGGCGGCGGCGGACGCGCACACCACGCTGGACGTGGCGATCTGCCCGCCCTTCACCCTGATCGCGCCGGCCGCCGCACGCGTGCCCGGCCTCGCCATCGGCGCGCAGGATGTCCACATGGCGCAGAAGGGCGCGCATACCGGCTGCGTCTCTGCCGCGATGCTGGTGGAGGCGGGCGCGAGCCTGGCCATCGTCGGCCACAGCGAGCGGCGCGCCGACAATCACGAGACCGACGCGGAGGTGCAGGCCAAGGCATCGGCCGCGATCGCCGCCGGCCTCACCGCGATCCTGTGCGTCGGCGAGACGGAGGCCGAGCGCGACGCCGGCCACGCGCTCGCCGTGGTGGCGGGCCAGCTCGACGGATCGGTGCCGCGCGAGGGCACCGGCGACACCCTGGTGATCGCCTACGAGCCGGTGTGGGCGATCGGCACCGGCCGCACGCCTTCCGTGGCCGACGTGGCCGAGATGCACGCGGCGATCCGCGCCAAGCTGGACCAGCTGCTGGACGACGAGGGGCCGAAGGTGCGCATCCTCTACGGCGGATCGGTGAAGCCGGAAAATGCGGCGGAGCTGATGGCGGTGGCCGAGGTGGACGGCGCGCTGGTGGGCGGCGCGAGCCTGACGGCGGCGCAGTTCGTGCCGATCATCGCCGGCGCCGCCGCCGCGTGA
- a CDS encoding CTP synthase yields the protein MTRFIFITGGVVSSLGKGLMAASLAALLQARGYRVRIRKFDPYLNVDPGTMSPYQHGEVFVTDDGAETDLDLGHYERFTGVPGRQSDNVTSGRIYQTIIAKERRGDYLGATVQVIPHVTDAIKQFARADTDDLDFVLCEIGGTVGDIESLPFMEAIRQLRNDLGRNASVFVHLTLVPYIAAAGELKTKPTQHSVRDLTALGIQPDVLVCRCDRPLPEGERAKIALFCNVRKEAVIPALDARTIYGVPLQYHAEGLDAAVLDAFSIPPGPSPDLRRWDDILDRLGNPEGEVTVGVVGKYTGLLDAYKSLHEALVHGGIANRVKVNIRWLDAELFESDESDVAAQLEPLHAILVPGGFGERGSEGKIASVRFARERRVPFFGICLGMQMACIEGARNTAGIAAASTTEFGPTTEPVVGLITEWESERGRELRSVEGDLGGTMRLGAYPAKLAGNSQVRGIYGAETISERHRHRFEVNVHYRAALEEGGLVFSGMSPDGTLPEIVERPDHPWFVGVQFHPELKSKPFDPHPLFASFIAAALRQSRLV from the coding sequence ATGACGCGGTTCATCTTCATCACCGGCGGCGTGGTCTCCTCGCTCGGCAAGGGCCTCATGGCGGCCAGCCTCGCCGCTCTCCTCCAGGCGCGCGGCTATAGGGTCCGCATCCGCAAGTTCGATCCGTACCTCAACGTCGATCCCGGCACGATGTCGCCCTACCAGCATGGCGAGGTGTTCGTGACCGACGACGGGGCCGAGACCGATCTCGACCTCGGCCATTACGAGCGGTTCACCGGCGTGCCGGGCCGCCAGAGCGACAACGTCACGTCCGGCCGCATCTACCAGACGATCATCGCCAAGGAGCGGCGCGGCGACTATCTGGGCGCCACGGTGCAGGTGATCCCGCACGTGACGGACGCGATCAAGCAGTTCGCCCGCGCCGATACCGACGATCTCGATTTCGTGCTGTGCGAGATCGGCGGCACCGTGGGCGACATCGAATCGCTGCCGTTCATGGAGGCGATCCGCCAGTTGCGGAACGATCTGGGCCGCAACGCCAGCGTGTTCGTGCACCTCACCCTGGTGCCCTATATCGCGGCGGCGGGCGAGCTGAAGACCAAGCCGACCCAGCACAGCGTGCGCGACCTGACAGCGCTGGGCATCCAGCCCGACGTGCTCGTCTGCCGCTGCGACCGGCCGCTGCCGGAGGGCGAGCGCGCGAAGATCGCCCTGTTCTGCAACGTGCGCAAGGAGGCGGTGATCCCCGCGCTGGACGCGCGGACGATCTACGGCGTGCCGCTGCAATATCATGCCGAGGGACTGGACGCGGCGGTGCTGGACGCCTTCTCCATTCCGCCCGGCCCCAGCCCGGACCTGCGGCGGTGGGACGACATACTCGACCGGCTCGGCAATCCCGAGGGCGAGGTGACGGTGGGTGTCGTCGGCAAATATACCGGGCTGCTGGACGCCTACAAGTCGCTGCACGAGGCACTGGTGCACGGCGGCATCGCCAACCGGGTGAAGGTGAACATCCGCTGGCTGGATGCCGAGCTGTTCGAATCGGACGAGTCGGACGTGGCGGCGCAGCTGGAGCCGCTGCACGCGATCCTGGTGCCGGGCGGCTTCGGCGAGCGCGGATCGGAGGGCAAGATCGCCAGCGTCCGCTTCGCGCGGGAGCGGCGGGTGCCGTTCTTCGGCATCTGCCTGGGTATGCAGATGGCCTGCATCGAGGGCGCGCGCAACACCGCCGGCATCGCCGCCGCCTCCACCACCGAGTTCGGCCCCACCACCGAGCCCGTCGTCGGCCTCATCACCGAGTGGGAGTCGGAGCGCGGGCGCGAGCTGCGATCGGTCGAGGGCGATCTTGGCGGCACGATGCGGCTGGGCGCCTATCCGGCGAAGCTGGCCGGCAACAGCCAGGTGCGCGGCATCTACGGCGCGGAGACGATCAGCGAGCGGCACCGCCACCGCTTCGAGGTGAACGTCCACTATCGCGCGGCGCTGGAGGAAGGCGGGCTCGTCTTCTCCGGCATGTCGCCCGACGGCACCCTGCCGGAGATCGTCGAGCGGCCGGATCATCCCTGGTTCGTCGGCGTGCAGTTTCACCCGGAGCTGAAATCGAAGCCGTTCGATCCCCACCCGCTGTTCGCCAGCTTCATCGCGGCGGCGCTCAGGCAGAGCCGGCTGGTGTAG